The Rhododendron vialii isolate Sample 1 chromosome 5a, ASM3025357v1 genome contains a region encoding:
- the LOC131327328 gene encoding uncharacterized protein LOC131327328 — MSIPMGPPRFSSSMELERALAMDTLSDDDFVCEWGSISQADKAKAAAKARFCDIFDPNYEPWEEVHDALDLSDSESAEGNNSVQGVSSWSDTNYHRFQVGESSLSSTKMEVCEAMAADTLKAGSTGQCEVAPPSCVVSGGFEYVVESEKFDDVGKGALDHSVRVKWPRPSKYQRKKKVIMGRDFLLVSRNCLWESDTGRKFQFFHMASLSAVVVKVKEDSSVVKDVEVPLVSVSDPISPPLMEDDPLPLSSCVSDPTSPPQMEDDSLSMSSRVSCSPMPEPYQFSIQDSVFDRVGDSLHDTASGPQNLNSERIMALWRYQLDVCGPTSGKHPGNWKRKKMDIVKVDGRSSRVVQNPTQRKLKRERVIEDCCGDSHIYRIPQRRALH, encoded by the coding sequence ATGAGTATTCCTATGGGTCCTCCGAGGTTCTCTTCGTCAATGGAGTTGGAACGGGCCCTTGCCATGGACACGCTTTCAGATGATGATTTTGTCTGTGAATGGGGTTCGATTTCACAGGCAGACAAGGCCAAGGCAGCTGCAAAAGCACGATTTTGTGACATCTTTGATCCAAATTACGAGCCGTGGGAAGAAGTGCATGATGCTTTGGACCTTTCAGATTCAGAGAGTGCGGAGGGCAATAATTCGGTTCAGGGGGTTTCTTCTTGGAGTGATACTAATTATCATCGGTTTCAGGTTGGGGAATCCTCGCTGTCTAGTACTAAAATGGAGGTATGCGAGGCTATGGCGGCAGATACTTTGAAAGCTGGGTCTACGGGACAGTGTGAGGTAGCTCCTCCTAGTTGTGTTGTTTCTGGAGGTTTTGAATATGTTGTTGAGTCTGAGAAGTTTGATGATGTTGGAAAGGGGGCGTTGGATCATTCTGTTAGGGTGAAGTGGCCTCGTCCTTCAAAATATCAACGCAAGAAGAAGGTCATCATGGGTCGAGATTTTCTCCTTGTTAGTCGCAACTGTCTTTGGGAGTCAGATACGGGTAGAAAGTTTCAATTCTTTCATATGGCGAGTCTTTCGGCTGTTGTAGTTAAAGTAAAGGAGGACTCTTCTGTTGTTAAGGACGTTGAGGTTCCGTTGGTTAGTGTGTCTGACCCCATTAGTCCTCCCCTAATGGAAGATGATCCCCTTCCTCTGTCCAGTTGTGTGTCTGACCCCACTAGTCCTCCCCAAATGGAAGATGATTCACTTTCCATGTCCAGTAGAGTGTCTTGTTCTCCAATGCCTGAACCTTATCAATTTAGTATTCAGGATTCCGTGTTTGATCGTGTTGGGGATTCTCTCCATGACACTGCTAGCGGGCCTCAAAATTTGAATTCTGAGAGAATTATGGCTTTATGGCGATACCAACTAGACGTCTGTGGCCCTACATCGGGTAAGCATCCTGGCAAttggaaaaggaagaagatggACATTGTTAAAGTTGATGGACGTAGTAGCAGGGTTGTGCAAAACCCCACTCAAAGGAAGCTTAAACGGGAAAGGGTTATTGAAGACTGCTGTGGAGACTCTCACATTTACCGTATACCTCAACGACGTGCTTTACATTGA